From a region of the Notolabrus celidotus isolate fNotCel1 chromosome 14, fNotCel1.pri, whole genome shotgun sequence genome:
- the egln2 gene encoding uncharacterized protein egln2: protein MESLGHTDLLNPSSVRSGFLAASPSQEIKTSGKQLVCGPAEIHHTYRADMGLNGFCAAPVGSPTAAELLAGLASQTDSPAITTPTKQCKTGVPLYNGGVVSPSATVEGSHTGVMAHTPNGHPAHMKGMAGVTGGSVYPLSSRACLTENGDWTAHEKCPSVMRRINGNLKAREVQLQKRRGGENRDMGLGAVNGLIAGSAGLGSSVDMAFASGDSDVKRRRLTDGSVAQKSIETSREARTVAPLTTTVNCSNSPQSNQITFNHVHCGTPQSPFTPAAPHTNQHNGHIVASSGPPAAPSQTSPIEANCIPTPPPSAESGWSAERIAQQYIVPCMKYYGICVKDNFLGPQLGNSVLEEVEVLNRSGKFRGGQLVSQRNISPRSIRGDQIAWVEGRDPGCKEIGVLMAHIDEAVMYSAANGQLGDCVINGRTKAMVACYPGNGAGYVRHVDNPNGDGRCITCIYYLNKNWDVKKEGGLLQIYPEGKNVVANIEPLFDRLLIFWSDRRNPHEVKPAYATRYAITVWYFDAKERAEAKEKYRLATGQKGVQVPVTQNSRT, encoded by the exons ATGGAGAGCTTGGGACATACGGACCTTTTAAACCCAAGCTCTGTCCGCTCTGGGTTCCTTGCTGCATCACCCTCACAGGAGATAAAGACGAGCGGGAAGCAGCTCGTCTGTGGACCGGCCGAGATTCACCACACGTACCGAGCGGACATGGGGCTGAACGGCTTCTGCGCGGCGCCGGTTGGAAGTCCAACAGCCGCGGAGTTACTCGCAGGTCTGGCCTCTCAGACCGACTCCCCTGCTATCACAACCCCGACGAAGCAGTGCAAAACCGGAGTACCTCTTTACAACGGCGGGGTGGTGTCTCCATCTGCCACCGTGGAGGGGAGCCACACAGGCGTAATGGCTCACACACCAAACGGTCACCCGGCGCATATGAAGGGGATGGCGGGGGTAACGGGCGGCTCTGTGTACCCCCTCTCCAGCAGAGCCTGTCTGACTGAGAATGGGGACTGGACAGCTCATGAGAAGTGTCCCtcagtgatgaggaggatcaaTGGAAACCTGAAAGCTAGAGAGGTGCAACTACAAAAACGAAGAGGTGGGGAGAACAGGGATATGGGTTTGGGGGCTGTTAATGGACTCATTGCAGGGTCAGCGGGGTTAGGAAGTTCTGTAGATATGGCTTTTGCTTCAGGGGACTCGGATGTTAAACGGAGACGATTAACAGATGGAAGTGTTGCTCAGAAATCTATAGAGACCTCCAGAGAGGCGCGAACTGTTGCCCCTCTAACTACCACGGTCAACTGCAGCAACAGTCCCCAAAGCAACCAAATTACTTTCAATCATGTGCACTGTGGCACTCCTCAGTCCCCCTTCACCCCTGCTGCCCCTCATACTAACCAGCACAATGGACACATCGTGGCCTCCTCAGGTCCACCAGCAGCCCCCAGCCAGACCTCTCCCATTGAGGCCAATTGCATCCCAACTCCACCTCCCTCTGCTGAGTCTGGCTGGTCTGCAGAGCGCATAGCACAGCAGTACATTGTCCCCTGCATGAAATACTACGGCATCTGTGTGAAGGACAACTTTCTGGGCCCTCAGCTTGGCAACAGCGtcctggaggaggtggaggtctTAAACCGCAGCGGGAAATTTCGGGGCGGGCAGCTGGTGAGCCAGAGGAACATCTCGCCTCGGAGCATCCGGGGGGACCAGATCGCTTGGGTGGAGGGACGGGATCCTGGGTGCAAGGAAATCGGGGTGCTGATGGCCCACATCGATGAGGCGGTCATGTACAGTGCTGCCAATGGACAGCTTGGGGACTGTGTCATCAACGGACGCACAAAG GCCATGGTTGCCTGTTACCCAGGGAATGGGGCAGGGTATGTCCGCCATGTTGACAACCCTAACGGTGATGGACGCTGCATTACCTGTATCTATTATCTCAACAAGAATTGGGACGTCAAG aaAGAAGGAGGGCTGCTACAGATCTACCCTGAAGGCAAGAATGTGGTAGCCAACATCGAGCCTCTGTTTGACCGGCTGCTCATCTTCTGGTCTGACCGCAGGAACCCACACGAAGTCAAGCCAGCCTACGCCACTCG CTATGCCATCACAGTCTGGTACTTTGATGCCAAAGAGAGAGCTGAAGCTAAAGAGAAGTACAGACTGG CAACAGGACAGAAAGGTGTTCAAGTGCCTGTCACTCAAAACAGCAGGACATAA